A part of Nitrospirota bacterium genomic DNA contains:
- a CDS encoding HAD-IIIA family hydrolase: MKKGFKGSRVQGFKLKDKAKKIKLLILDVDGVMTDGSIILDNKGNEFKRFNVRDGHGIKMIQKSGIKVAIITGRRSKVVDIRAKELGITDVFQRIFKKSAVYEELLGKYNCKDENVAFMGDDIVDVELLKRAGLSAVPADADEEAKKYADVVMKKSGGRGAVRELTDLILKASGLWKKVSGEFLV, from the coding sequence ATGAAGAAAGGGTTCAAGGGTTCAAGGGTTCAAGGGTTCAAGTTAAAGGACAAGGCAAAAAAAATAAAACTGCTTATCCTTGATGTTGACGGAGTTATGACCGACGGCAGCATTATTCTTGACAACAAAGGGAATGAGTTTAAGCGGTTTAACGTAAGAGACGGACATGGAATAAAGATGATTCAGAAGTCCGGCATTAAAGTTGCGATTATAACCGGAAGGCGCTCAAAGGTTGTGGATATCAGGGCCAAAGAGCTCGGCATCACCGATGTCTTCCAGAGGATTTTCAAGAAATCGGCAGTTTATGAAGAGCTGCTTGGAAAATACAACTGCAAGGATGAAAATGTTGCTTTTATGGGAGACGATATTGTTGATGTTGAACTGCTTAAGAGGGCCGGGCTTTCCGCCGTGCCTGCCGACGCTGATGAAGAAGCCAAAAAGTATGCCGACGTCGTAATGAAAAAAAGCGGCGGCAGGGGGGCTGTGAGGGAATTAACCGACCTGATTTTAAAGGCGTCGGGGCTATGGAAAAAAGTGTCAGGGGAGTTTCTTGTTTAA
- the pgsA gene encoding CDP-diacylglycerol--glycerol-3-phosphate 3-phosphatidyltransferase yields the protein MFNVPTIITFSRILLIPFFVFVITTRPFLGTVIFAIACITDAVDGYIARKSKQVTKLGVILDPIADKLLIISALIMLVDMELIPAWIAIVIIVREFLVTGLRIVALSKDIVIPAETGGKIKTAMQIASILMLLLSRSYWDIDMYSPGVFLLWTSMAIGIVSGVRYFVQFKKME from the coding sequence TTGTTTAATGTTCCTACCATAATAACATTCAGCAGGATACTGCTGATTCCTTTCTTTGTTTTTGTAATAACCACCAGGCCGTTCTTAGGGACAGTTATATTTGCAATAGCCTGCATAACAGACGCAGTTGACGGCTATATAGCGAGAAAATCAAAGCAGGTAACAAAACTTGGCGTGATACTGGACCCTATTGCAGATAAACTTTTAATAATATCCGCTCTTATTATGCTTGTGGATATGGAACTGATACCGGCCTGGATAGCTATAGTAATTATTGTCAGGGAGTTTCTTGTTACAGGGCTGAGGATTGTGGCATTATCAAAAGATATTGTGATTCCTGCCGAGACCGGAGGAAAAATAAAAACAGCAATGCAGATTGCGTCAATACTTATGCTTTTGCTGAGCCGCTCTTATTGGGATATTGATATGTACAGCCCGGGCGTGTTTTTGCTGTGGACGTCAATGGCTATCGGTATTGTCTCCGGCGTCCGGTATTTTGTACAGTTCAAAAAAATGGAGTAG
- the plsY gene encoding glycerol-3-phosphate 1-O-acyltransferase PlsY yields the protein MSSEIISIAAAYIIGSIPFGVLTAKIKGVDLRSVGSGNIGATNVLRTTGKLPALITLLGDFLKGTAAVLLCRFFSGGGDLWEGAAGVSAILGHVFPVFLSFRGGKGVATGFGVLAAYSPVNAVIILIIWLAIAVFTRYSSLAALTAYTALPVIAVLLDASKGKTIFFLLIALLIIWRHASNVRRLLNGTESKIGR from the coding sequence ATGTCTTCTGAAATTATTTCTATCGCTGCTGCTTATATAATCGGCTCTATACCATTTGGCGTTCTCACTGCAAAGATAAAGGGCGTTGACTTAAGAAGTGTTGGAAGCGGGAATATCGGCGCTACTAATGTTTTGAGGACTACCGGAAAACTGCCTGCCCTTATTACTCTGCTCGGAGACTTTTTAAAGGGAACTGCTGCAGTTTTACTTTGCAGATTTTTTAGCGGAGGAGGAGATCTGTGGGAGGGCGCCGCAGGGGTATCGGCCATTCTCGGTCATGTTTTCCCTGTTTTTTTGTCTTTTAGGGGTGGTAAAGGGGTTGCTACGGGTTTTGGCGTTTTAGCGGCTTACAGCCCGGTTAATGCCGTTATTATCCTTATTATCTGGCTTGCCATTGCAGTTTTTACAAGATATTCTTCTCTTGCCGCCCTGACAGCTTATACGGCTTTGCCTGTAATCGCCGTCCTGCTTGATGCATCTAAAGGCAAAACAATCTTTTTTTTGTTGATTGCTCTTTTAATAATATGGAGGCATGCGTCTAACGTTAGGAGACTGCTTAATGGCACAGAATCAAAAATAGGCCGATAA